A single genomic interval of Terriglobus albidus harbors:
- a CDS encoding PspA/IM30 family protein: protein MPLLERVTTLLRANLNDLIDKAEDPEKMIKQLLLDMENQLLQVKTQVAIAVADLHLLENRKHEHEESAAGWRRKAELAIGRHDEDLARAALDRSLSAQQLAVSFNQQIEDQQVELDTMRNAYLQLQARMKETEAQCELLMARNRRARAVSKATAAQTKIADGAALRSLDRMKAKILGQEAENTGAQAVLGINTVEDRFHKLERESQIDALLLELKEQQRLPG from the coding sequence ATGCCGCTACTGGAAAGAGTCACCACACTGCTGCGAGCAAATCTCAACGACCTGATCGACAAGGCCGAAGATCCCGAAAAGATGATCAAGCAGCTCCTGCTCGATATGGAAAACCAGCTGCTCCAGGTAAAGACCCAGGTGGCAATCGCTGTCGCCGACCTGCATCTGCTGGAGAATCGCAAGCACGAGCATGAAGAGTCTGCTGCCGGCTGGCGCCGCAAAGCCGAGCTGGCGATCGGACGCCACGATGAAGATCTGGCTCGCGCCGCACTGGACCGCAGCCTGAGCGCACAGCAACTGGCTGTCAGTTTCAACCAGCAGATTGAGGATCAACAGGTAGAACTGGACACGATGCGCAACGCCTATCTGCAACTACAGGCGCGCATGAAAGAGACCGAAGCACAGTGCGAGCTGCTGATGGCCCGGAACCGCCGTGCCCGCGCTGTAAGCAAAGCCACCGCAGCCCAGACGAAGATCGCCGATGGAGCAGCGCTACGTTCGCTGGACCGGATGAAAGCGAAGATCCTGGGACAAGAGGCCGAGAACACCGGAGCACAAGCTGTGCTTGGGATAAATACGGTAGAAGACCGCTTTCATAAGCTGGAGCGCGAAAGCCAGATCGATGCTTTGTTGCTGGAGCTCAAAGAACAACAACGATTGCCCGGTTAA
- a CDS encoding PP2C family protein-serine/threonine phosphatase, with product MSSLQDTLILEQQIARLQALLEASRQVHSTIQASEVLQQTARIVVRELEMEGAVFLAPDGSALTAYGEAPDPPFDNCPRFALLSKEGASLATLIVATPQNADLSLYEQDFLEGLVLQTAVALENATFHERNLQWARVQQDLDAARQIQRSLLPKAMPQIPGFTIAARSTTCYEVGGDYLDTIELPDGSHLMVVADVAGKGLASAIVATSFRAAFRSLASRAVSLAEMAAQVGQQHYDEGSEARRRYVTAILLKLDPRTGEGEIVNCGHNPGILLEPDGSLRMIEASGPPLGMLPGMTYTAEPIHVPAGARVLLYTDGLSEVFCGEDEFGSERLAAAFQQLETRDPEAMLDAIWAALAAFSNNAPPTDDMTGLALCHLEAATA from the coding sequence ATGTCGAGCCTCCAGGACACACTCATCCTCGAACAACAAATCGCGCGCCTGCAGGCGCTGCTCGAGGCTTCGCGTCAGGTGCACTCCACCATTCAGGCGAGCGAGGTACTGCAGCAGACCGCGCGCATCGTCGTGCGTGAGTTGGAGATGGAGGGAGCGGTTTTTCTCGCGCCGGATGGTTCAGCGTTGACCGCCTACGGTGAGGCTCCTGACCCGCCGTTCGATAACTGTCCCCGGTTCGCCCTTCTCTCGAAGGAAGGCGCCAGCCTGGCTACGCTGATCGTCGCCACACCGCAGAATGCGGATCTCTCGCTGTACGAGCAGGACTTCCTCGAAGGTCTTGTCCTGCAGACCGCCGTCGCACTGGAGAACGCGACCTTTCACGAACGCAATCTGCAGTGGGCTCGCGTGCAGCAGGACCTGGACGCTGCCCGGCAGATCCAGCGCTCATTGCTTCCCAAAGCCATGCCGCAGATCCCCGGCTTCACCATTGCTGCGCGTTCCACCACCTGCTATGAAGTGGGCGGCGATTATCTGGACACCATCGAGTTGCCAGACGGATCGCACCTGATGGTCGTTGCCGATGTCGCCGGCAAAGGCCTGGCTTCCGCCATCGTCGCCACCAGCTTCCGGGCCGCCTTCCGGTCACTGGCCAGCCGCGCGGTATCGCTGGCCGAGATGGCGGCACAGGTGGGCCAACAGCACTACGATGAAGGCAGTGAGGCACGGCGCCGCTATGTAACGGCAATCCTGTTGAAGCTCGATCCCAGGACCGGCGAAGGAGAGATCGTGAACTGCGGCCATAATCCCGGCATTCTGTTGGAGCCGGATGGCAGTCTGCGCATGATCGAGGCCTCCGGGCCTCCGCTGGGCATGTTGCCCGGCATGACCTATACCGCGGAGCCGATCCATGTTCCCGCCGGAGCCCGCGTGCTGCTTTACACCGATGGTCTGAGCGAGGTCTTCTGCGGCGAGGATGAGTTCGGCAGCGAGCGGCTGGCGGCAGCCTTTCAGCAGCTTGAGACACGCGATCCGGAGGCGATGCTCGATGCAATCTGGGCGGCGCTCGCCGCCTTCTCCAACAACGCACCACCAACCGATGACATGACCGGCCTGGCCCTCTGCCATCTTGAGGCAGCAACCGCATGA
- a CDS encoding ATP-binding protein, with protein MKNGSAVEVTLPSELGFEKVAMSTAASMAQLMGFSPDRIEDLKTAVAEACINAIEHGNQMNDTLSVAVILSPGEDHLEIKVIDDGAGIIGQPATPDIDRKMAGEEDPRGMGIFLIQSLVDEAEWHQGPPGKSFVRLVIRLDKEKN; from the coding sequence ATGAAGAACGGAAGCGCCGTCGAAGTAACCCTGCCCTCCGAGCTCGGCTTTGAAAAAGTAGCCATGAGCACGGCCGCCAGCATGGCCCAGTTGATGGGTTTCAGTCCCGACCGCATTGAAGATCTCAAAACGGCTGTGGCCGAGGCGTGCATCAATGCGATCGAGCACGGCAACCAGATGAACGACACGCTCTCCGTAGCCGTGATTCTGTCACCCGGCGAAGATCACCTTGAGATCAAGGTCATTGATGATGGAGCAGGCATCATAGGACAACCGGCCACACCCGATATCGACCGCAAGATGGCCGGCGAAGAGGACCCGCGCGGCATGGGCATCTTTCTGATTCAGTCACTGGTCGATGAGGCCGAATGGCACCAGGGTCCGCCGGGGAAGAGCTTCGTGCGGCTGGTGATCCGCCTCGATAAGGAGAAGAATTAA
- a CDS encoding STAS domain-containing protein, protein MQAPTKVATRTATAASGAPVTILAFAGDIASTSKEPILEAYEATDAQKLLLDFSGTEYVNSSGIAIIIQLLLDATKAGGRTVGIFGLTPHFQKVFTMVGIGKYATLSPNEAAALASL, encoded by the coding sequence ATGCAGGCCCCGACGAAAGTTGCTACGCGGACAGCGACCGCTGCCTCCGGAGCTCCGGTGACCATCCTCGCCTTTGCAGGCGACATCGCCTCCACCTCGAAGGAGCCCATCCTGGAGGCGTACGAAGCTACCGACGCGCAGAAGCTTCTGCTGGACTTCTCCGGAACCGAGTACGTGAACTCCTCCGGCATCGCCATCATCATCCAGTTGCTGCTGGACGCCACCAAGGCCGGTGGCCGGACAGTTGGCATCTTCGGCCTGACACCACATTTTCAAAAGGTCTTCACCATGGTGGGCATCGGCAAGTACGCCACACTTTCACCGAATGAAGCCGCGGCTCTGGCCAGCCTTTAA
- a CDS encoding PP2C family protein-serine/threonine phosphatase gives MPRRSLLTILLLLSMAALHAQTPVPAPENADPSHLTWTGMDRPLNISSFWFTNSTQDDPAFAQPGYDDSHWRPHKRGETLRAYWQRPSSVVWYRTHIEVPPGAGDLTVSIRSIHGPFELYANGQKVGGAGSMGGQGVFGDMIPLVYHLPANIAPDGHLVLALRAGILVTNNSAQGGIGTDSYLLLGSAAHSNDTRSLAVFESLASNYTNSVIACIAGIVAIGLFLSARGREYLDLAISYITLAVYNIVEIWEFSRPISRSGFALLLTTLLATIPVLFNLEFIRRILGRPRWKLFGVTQVLMLVNSVALQNLFVFAPQTFSFLVQGLFPTAFAIATYALLDFVVPIIIFRAWRGGNRDAGLLLVAVLPSSVLVLAQITRSILILAKAIAGGNNPLERVPGITFDIGWSEVTSFFASIVLLLFMVLRTIRLAREKAELSAEIAAAHNVQTLLLARAAQPTPGFAVETAYRPASEVGGDFFLISPGQDGSLFAIVGDVSGKGMQAALRVSLILGALHRESSREPSIVLQNLNSALLSQGDIGFTTACALLVEKDGRFRYANAGHLNPYLDGEELPSAGALPLGISPQAEYDTEHGNLATRQRLVLLSDGVPEARSAAGDLYGFDKLVTLTRLPANDIAEVAHAFGQTDDITVLALALA, from the coding sequence ATGCCGCGCCGATCTCTTCTCACGATTCTGTTGTTGCTGAGTATGGCGGCGCTGCACGCACAGACACCTGTTCCAGCGCCCGAAAATGCCGACCCCTCGCATCTGACGTGGACCGGCATGGACCGGCCGCTGAACATCTCCTCCTTCTGGTTCACCAACTCCACGCAGGATGATCCTGCCTTCGCGCAACCCGGTTATGACGACTCTCACTGGAGGCCGCACAAACGCGGCGAGACGCTGCGCGCCTACTGGCAACGGCCCTCAAGCGTGGTCTGGTATCGCACTCACATCGAAGTCCCTCCTGGGGCCGGAGATCTTACCGTCAGCATCAGGAGTATCCATGGTCCGTTTGAGTTGTATGCCAATGGCCAGAAGGTTGGCGGGGCAGGCAGCATGGGAGGTCAGGGAGTCTTTGGCGACATGATTCCCTTGGTCTATCATCTGCCGGCAAATATTGCACCGGATGGCCACCTGGTTCTTGCCCTGCGCGCAGGCATTCTGGTCACCAACAATTCGGCGCAGGGCGGCATCGGTACCGACTCTTACCTGCTTCTGGGCTCGGCCGCGCACAGCAACGACACGCGTTCGCTCGCCGTCTTCGAGAGCCTGGCCAGTAATTACACCAATTCGGTGATCGCATGTATCGCCGGCATCGTCGCCATAGGACTCTTTCTCTCAGCGCGTGGACGGGAGTACCTTGACCTCGCCATCAGCTACATCACGCTGGCGGTATACAACATAGTGGAGATCTGGGAGTTCTCCAGGCCAATCTCGCGCAGCGGCTTTGCCCTGCTTCTGACGACGCTGCTGGCCACTATTCCCGTCCTCTTTAATCTCGAGTTCATTCGCCGCATTCTGGGACGGCCGCGCTGGAAGCTCTTCGGAGTAACCCAGGTTCTAATGCTGGTCAACAGTGTTGCGCTGCAGAACCTTTTTGTATTCGCACCGCAAACATTTTCTTTCCTGGTCCAGGGACTCTTCCCGACGGCTTTTGCCATCGCCACCTATGCTCTCCTCGACTTCGTTGTTCCGATCATCATCTTCCGGGCATGGCGAGGCGGGAATCGCGACGCAGGCCTGCTTCTGGTCGCCGTACTGCCGTCGTCCGTGCTGGTTCTGGCGCAGATTACCCGCAGCATCCTCATTCTTGCGAAGGCGATCGCGGGCGGCAACAATCCTCTCGAACGGGTTCCCGGCATTACCTTCGATATCGGCTGGTCTGAAGTCACGTCTTTCTTCGCCAGCATTGTTCTGCTGCTCTTCATGGTGCTGCGCACCATCCGTCTGGCACGCGAGAAGGCCGAGCTCTCTGCCGAGATTGCAGCCGCGCACAACGTACAAACGCTGCTGCTGGCGCGCGCAGCGCAGCCTACGCCGGGCTTTGCTGTCGAGACGGCATACCGTCCGGCCTCAGAGGTAGGCGGCGACTTCTTCCTGATCTCCCCGGGGCAGGACGGCTCGCTCTTCGCCATCGTCGGCGATGTTTCCGGCAAGGGCATGCAGGCTGCCCTGCGTGTCTCGCTGATTCTGGGCGCGCTGCACCGCGAGAGTTCACGCGAGCCGTCGATCGTGCTGCAGAACCTGAACAGCGCCCTGCTCTCGCAAGGAGACATCGGTTTCACCACCGCCTGTGCGCTGCTGGTGGAAAAAGACGGACGCTTCCGGTACGCGAATGCAGGACACCTGAATCCCTATCTCGACGGAGAGGAGTTGCCGAGCGCCGGAGCTCTTCCGCTCGGCATCAGCCCCCAGGCGGAGTACGACACGGAGCATGGAAACCTGGCCACCAGGCAACGGCTGGTGCTGCTGAGCGACGGCGTGCCAGAGGCGCGCTCGGCCGCAGGCGATCTGTATGGCTTCGACAAACTGGTAACACTGACGCGTTTGCCCGCCAACGACATCGCCGAGGTAGCGCATGCCTTTGGACAGACAGACGACATAACGGTGCTGGCGTTGGCGCTGGCCTAA
- a CDS encoding Orn/Lys/Arg decarboxylase N-terminal domain-containing protein produces MSEKRWVLLIASEVGGTESVSDRAMGRLVEAISDEGYDVVRTTTPEDGLSLVISDPSYSAVLLDWDLEGDSQFEEREAVQILRAVRRHNKKIPIFLIADRTLVSELPIEVVKQVHEYIHLFGDTPAFIANRVDFAVERYHETLLPPYFRELKKYTDQGAYSWDAPGHMGGVAFLKHPIGMEFHRFFGENLMRSDLGISTAPLGSWLDHLGPPGDAERNAARIFGADWTFFVLGGSSNSNQIVGHGVIAQDDIVLADANCHKSICHSLTVTGARPVYFKPTRNGYGMIGLVPLKRFSAKNVRDLIAKSPFCKGAASQEATYAVVTNSTYDGLCYDVNRVVKELAASVPRVHFDEAWYAYAKFHSIYKGRYAMGVPEDMPNRPAIFAVQSTHKMLPAFSMASMIHVSLSERAPMDFDQFNEAFMMHGTTSPFYPLIASLDVAAAMMDEPSGPTLMEDTIQDAISFRKAMSSVAHRLRSTEDNGDGWFFRLFQPESVTDPLSGDTHLFEEAPDELLATNPSCWTLKPGHDWHGYQDADIADEYCMLDPTKVTILTPGVDAQGTVADWGIPGAILTEFLDSRRVEIARTGDYTVLVLFSVGTSKGKWGSLLENLFEFKRLYDSEASLEEALPELVARFPQRYRNSTLKELSDEMHEAMIELNLAGLVNAACDEDFDPVLTPSQTYQKLVRHETERLPFAKMAGRIAAVMLVPYPPGIPMSMPGERLGGPNSPVIKLILAMEEFGKRFPGFEREVHGIEVDGNGNYWMRAVIEKGVRGKKKKSRQSAAK; encoded by the coding sequence ATGAGTGAAAAACGCTGGGTCCTTTTGATCGCCTCCGAGGTTGGCGGCACCGAATCTGTATCCGACCGCGCCATGGGGCGCCTGGTCGAAGCCATCTCAGACGAAGGCTACGATGTCGTCCGTACGACGACGCCGGAAGACGGCTTGTCGCTGGTCATTTCGGACCCCTCCTACTCCGCGGTTCTGCTGGACTGGGACCTCGAAGGCGACAGCCAGTTCGAAGAGCGCGAGGCCGTGCAGATTCTGCGCGCCGTACGCCGCCACAACAAAAAGATCCCGATCTTCCTCATCGCCGATCGCACCCTGGTCAGCGAGCTGCCGATCGAGGTCGTCAAGCAGGTGCACGAGTACATCCACCTCTTCGGCGACACCCCGGCCTTCATCGCCAACCGCGTCGACTTCGCCGTCGAGCGCTACCACGAAACCCTGCTGCCGCCCTACTTCCGCGAACTGAAGAAGTACACCGACCAGGGCGCGTATAGCTGGGACGCTCCCGGCCACATGGGCGGCGTCGCCTTCCTGAAGCACCCCATCGGCATGGAGTTCCACCGCTTCTTCGGTGAGAACCTCATGCGCTCGGATCTTGGTATCTCCACCGCTCCGCTGGGAAGCTGGCTTGACCATCTTGGACCTCCGGGAGACGCCGAGCGCAACGCCGCCCGCATCTTCGGAGCGGACTGGACCTTCTTCGTCCTGGGCGGCTCGTCAAACTCCAACCAGATCGTCGGTCACGGTGTCATCGCGCAGGACGACATCGTCCTGGCCGACGCCAACTGTCACAAGTCCATCTGTCACTCGTTGACCGTCACCGGAGCTCGCCCCGTCTACTTCAAGCCGACACGCAACGGCTACGGCATGATCGGCCTGGTGCCCCTCAAGCGCTTCAGCGCGAAGAACGTAAGGGATCTCATCGCGAAGAGTCCGTTCTGCAAAGGCGCTGCCTCACAGGAGGCGACCTACGCCGTCGTCACCAACTCCACCTACGACGGTCTCTGCTATGACGTGAACCGCGTCGTCAAAGAGCTGGCCGCCTCCGTTCCTCGTGTTCACTTCGACGAAGCCTGGTACGCCTACGCCAAGTTCCACTCCATCTACAAAGGCCGTTATGCCATGGGTGTTCCGGAGGATATGCCGAATCGCCCGGCGATCTTCGCGGTGCAGTCCACGCACAAGATGCTGCCGGCCTTCAGCATGGCATCGATGATCCACGTCAGTCTGTCGGAACGCGCCCCGATGGACTTCGACCAGTTCAACGAAGCCTTCATGATGCACGGCACCACTTCGCCGTTCTATCCGCTGATCGCCTCACTCGACGTGGCAGCGGCCATGATGGATGAGCCCTCAGGCCCGACGCTGATGGAAGACACCATCCAGGACGCCATCAGCTTCCGCAAGGCCATGTCTTCGGTCGCCCACCGTCTGCGCTCCACGGAAGACAACGGAGATGGCTGGTTCTTCCGCCTCTTCCAGCCGGAGTCGGTGACCGATCCCCTCAGCGGAGATACCCACCTCTTCGAAGAAGCTCCGGACGAGTTGCTGGCAACCAATCCCTCATGCTGGACTCTGAAGCCAGGCCACGACTGGCACGGCTACCAGGACGCCGATATCGCCGATGAGTATTGCATGCTCGACCCCACCAAGGTCACCATCCTGACCCCGGGCGTCGACGCGCAGGGCACCGTGGCCGACTGGGGTATCCCCGGCGCCATCCTGACCGAGTTTCTCGACTCCCGCCGCGTGGAGATCGCCCGTACCGGCGACTACACCGTTCTGGTGCTCTTCAGCGTGGGCACGTCAAAGGGTAAGTGGGGATCGCTGCTGGAGAACCTCTTCGAGTTCAAGCGTCTCTACGACAGCGAGGCGTCGCTGGAAGAAGCGCTGCCCGAGCTGGTAGCCCGCTTCCCGCAGCGTTATCGCAACTCGACCTTGAAGGAGCTCTCTGACGAGATGCACGAGGCCATGATCGAGCTGAACCTCGCCGGCCTGGTCAACGCCGCCTGCGACGAAGACTTCGATCCCGTGCTGACCCCGTCGCAGACCTATCAGAAGCTCGTCCGCCACGAGACCGAGCGCTTGCCCTTCGCCAAGATGGCCGGCCGCATCGCCGCCGTGATGCTGGTCCCCTATCCTCCGGGCATCCCGATGTCGATGCCCGGCGAGCGGCTGGGCGGACCGAACAGCCCGGTCATCAAGTTGATTCTGGCAATGGAAGAGTTCGGCAAGCGCTTCCCCGGCTTCGAACGTGAAGTCCACGGCATCGAGGTCGACGGCAACGGCAACTACTGGATGCGCGCCGTAATTGAGAAGGGCGTCCGCGGCAAGAAGAAGAAATCGCGTCAGTCTGCGGCGAAGTAA
- a CDS encoding fumarylacetoacetate hydrolase family protein: MKYCRFLADGQPFYGRIEGNNIIARASSFEGLANGAPVSLALDKAELLAPAEPSKILCVGRNYRDHAAEMGNDVPKEPLLFLKPPSALLAPGGVIWKPAITQRLDFEGELGIVIGKRASRIGPDEDVRSYIRGYTIVNDVTMRDIQKADGQWTRGKGFDTSCPVGPLVTDEVDPLKGSITVETLLNGEVRQHGETHDFIFPIPELLRYITAVMTLEPGDLIPTGTPAGVGPMQSGDTVEVRIQGIGSLKNIVG; the protein is encoded by the coding sequence ATGAAGTACTGCCGATTTCTCGCCGACGGCCAGCCGTTTTATGGACGTATCGAAGGAAACAACATCATCGCCCGTGCTTCCAGCTTTGAAGGCCTGGCGAACGGCGCGCCGGTGAGCCTTGCTCTGGACAAAGCTGAGTTGCTGGCTCCGGCCGAGCCCTCGAAGATTCTCTGCGTGGGGCGTAACTATCGCGACCACGCCGCCGAGATGGGCAATGACGTTCCCAAGGAGCCGTTGCTCTTTCTCAAGCCTCCGTCGGCGCTGCTGGCTCCGGGCGGCGTCATCTGGAAGCCGGCTATTACGCAGCGCCTGGACTTCGAGGGAGAGCTCGGCATCGTGATCGGGAAACGAGCCAGCCGCATCGGGCCGGATGAGGATGTGCGCAGCTACATCCGCGGCTACACCATCGTGAACGACGTCACCATGCGCGATATCCAGAAAGCGGATGGGCAGTGGACGCGAGGGAAGGGATTCGATACTTCCTGCCCGGTGGGACCTCTGGTGACCGATGAGGTGGACCCGCTTAAGGGTTCCATCACCGTCGAGACGCTGCTGAACGGAGAAGTTCGCCAGCACGGTGAGACACACGACTTTATCTTCCCGATTCCCGAGCTTCTGCGTTACATCACCGCGGTGATGACGCTGGAGCCGGGAGATCTGATTCCGACCGGGACACCTGCGGGCGTTGGGCCGATGCAGAGTGGTGACACGGTAGAGGTACGGATTCAGGGGATTGGTTCGTTGAAGAACATTGTTGGGTAA
- a CDS encoding fibronectin type III domain-containing protein, with product MTLHLTLPKTTTDNEPLDRDSNVEICRSEGTSECASVIKVPISKINDLQDTLPQNFASGASVEVHYQVRITNAGGRAAGWSKPVTVAGGDAPDQIQGLQASLGATGLLLRWTPSAMPFDEVRIERIEPDTAQPKKKTSIERKRAQQQQQTVLAVPATGGDPGGAVDATAEAGQRYVYRLERRRRLRLGKDEIWVGGEVTELDTGILRDTTPPAVPQSLEALSSESGISLSWQPGTEADLAGYAVYRVDDSGELRLTAMPVTAPQFTDTTAIKGKQYRYRVAAVDRAGNESGKSEPVTEEMR from the coding sequence GTGACTCTCCATCTCACGCTCCCGAAGACGACAACCGATAATGAGCCTCTGGACCGCGACTCCAACGTGGAGATCTGCCGCAGCGAGGGCACATCGGAATGTGCGTCTGTGATCAAAGTGCCAATAAGTAAGATCAATGACTTACAAGACACGTTGCCTCAGAATTTTGCTTCTGGTGCATCCGTAGAGGTGCACTACCAGGTACGCATCACAAATGCGGGTGGACGGGCGGCGGGATGGTCGAAGCCAGTAACGGTCGCCGGTGGAGACGCTCCGGACCAGATCCAGGGTTTGCAGGCCTCACTTGGAGCCACGGGATTATTGCTTCGCTGGACACCGTCTGCCATGCCGTTTGACGAGGTCCGGATCGAGCGCATCGAGCCGGATACGGCGCAACCCAAAAAGAAGACATCGATTGAGCGCAAGCGGGCGCAGCAGCAGCAACAGACCGTGCTGGCCGTGCCGGCAACCGGGGGAGACCCTGGCGGTGCTGTCGACGCTACGGCAGAGGCGGGCCAGCGTTACGTGTATCGCCTTGAGCGGCGCCGTCGTCTGCGGCTGGGTAAGGACGAGATCTGGGTGGGCGGTGAGGTTACAGAGCTGGATACGGGCATCCTGCGAGACACGACGCCACCTGCGGTTCCGCAGTCCCTGGAGGCCCTGTCCTCTGAATCAGGAATCTCTCTATCGTGGCAGCCGGGAACTGAGGCCGACCTGGCGGGATACGCGGTCTATCGTGTCGATGACTCCGGAGAGCTTCGCCTGACTGCCATGCCTGTCACAGCGCCGCAGTTTACAGACACGACGGCGATAAAAGGCAAACAGTATCGCTATCGGGTTGCGGCCGTGGACCGCGCTGGCAATGAGAGCGGTAAGAGTGAACCAGTCACTGAGGAGATGCGATGA
- a CDS encoding helix-turn-helix domain-containing protein, producing the protein MSLTASLPEDPVTSDPISDAAESSIQEKRLGERVKALRLKKSMGLVELGRHTGLSASFLSQIETGRVVPTLRNLARIALVFAKDLSYFFEPEPRPLFRIHRANERVKMPQSGTENPAYYFENLGYLVPDRQLDPYLAEFLPPQPGRETRAHQHPGHEFLYLLQGQLQVTHGGQIHLLDADDAIYFDSGTIHSYQCLGETHARALIISMQGAQQVDPAQRPPANGSNASRRLSVVNRPQQSA; encoded by the coding sequence ATGTCCCTCACCGCATCTCTTCCGGAAGATCCTGTCACCTCCGACCCGATCTCGGACGCTGCCGAATCAAGCATTCAGGAAAAACGCCTTGGCGAACGGGTCAAGGCATTGCGCCTGAAGAAGTCCATGGGTCTGGTGGAGTTGGGGCGCCACACCGGTCTATCGGCGAGTTTCCTTTCGCAGATCGAGACTGGCCGCGTGGTGCCGACTCTGCGCAACCTGGCACGTATTGCCCTGGTCTTCGCCAAGGACCTCTCCTACTTTTTCGAGCCGGAGCCACGACCGCTCTTTCGTATTCACCGCGCCAATGAGCGCGTGAAGATGCCGCAGTCCGGCACCGAAAACCCCGCCTACTACTTTGAAAACCTGGGATACCTGGTTCCCGATCGCCAGCTCGACCCCTATCTTGCCGAGTTTCTGCCACCGCAACCGGGCCGCGAGACACGCGCCCACCAGCACCCAGGGCATGAATTTCTGTATCTGCTGCAGGGACAGTTGCAGGTCACGCATGGCGGGCAGATACATCTGCTTGACGCCGATGATGCGATCTACTTCGATTCCGGCACCATCCACAGTTACCAGTGTCTTGGAGAGACCCATGCCCGCGCCCTGATCATCAGCATGCAGGGAGCACAGCAGGTTGACCCGGCACAGCGTCCACCCGCGAACGGATCGAACGCTTCCCGGCGACTGTCTGTGGTGAATCGTCCGCAGCAAAGCGCCTAA
- a CDS encoding 5' nucleotidase, NT5C type, with protein sequence MSLKRIAIDMDEVMADTLSEHIARYNRDHGEQITKEDLTGKWLWDVVAVDRHHVLQQYLSSEDFFADLPIMEDAQRVIQALQARYEVFIASAAMEVPSSFAAKFRWLERHFPFLPPSHIVFCGDKGIIDADYLIDDNPRQFRRFKGEGILFTSPHNKLIKGYRRVNNWLDVEELFLGSAVGSAGLQEKLIP encoded by the coding sequence ATGTCACTGAAAAGAATCGCAATCGATATGGACGAGGTGATGGCGGACACGCTCAGTGAGCACATTGCCCGTTACAACCGCGACCACGGTGAGCAGATTACAAAAGAAGATCTCACCGGCAAGTGGCTCTGGGACGTTGTCGCGGTCGACCGCCACCATGTGCTGCAGCAGTATCTATCCAGTGAGGACTTCTTCGCCGACCTGCCCATCATGGAAGATGCGCAGCGGGTGATTCAGGCGCTGCAGGCACGGTATGAGGTCTTTATCGCCTCGGCCGCCATGGAAGTGCCTTCTTCGTTCGCGGCGAAGTTCCGCTGGCTGGAGCGTCACTTTCCCTTTCTGCCGCCCTCGCATATTGTCTTCTGCGGCGACAAGGGGATCATCGATGCGGATTACCTGATCGACGATAACCCCCGGCAGTTCCGGCGATTCAAAGGCGAAGGCATCCTGTTCACCTCGCCGCACAACAAGCTGATCAAGGGCTACCGACGGGTGAATAACTGGCTTGACGTGGAAGAGCTCTTCCTGGGGTCTGCCGTAGGTTCCGCCGGCCTGCAGGAAAAGCTGATCCCGTAG